One part of the Anopheles coustani chromosome 2, idAnoCousDA_361_x.2, whole genome shotgun sequence genome encodes these proteins:
- the LOC131262543 gene encoding vacuolar protein-sorting-associated protein 36, whose amino-acid sequence MNRFEYCQARLTEDETFVAKDRNIKLYDGDEKTNFEDGEIVLTSHRMLWGRNGDIARGGNALALKLSYVSSVNEEEASSMLFGKKKRTILRLSPNAPDKKPGPMDHSSASFVKISGRNGVSPAFVQALHATINTRIWEAGIQSNQAGTSEAPSTDPTRRKLRTGIMGIERNLAEKQKQTDESISLAFQDLSKLMIMAKDIVAVTKMVSIKIRERNGEISEDETVRFKTYLMSLGINDPVTRDSTRSNSEYFLKLSQQLCEMLLDPITEAGGMMSLADVYCRVNRARGLELLSPEDLLEACKLLSAPITLRCFPSGAIVLQLESHDDELIAQRTLQLVEMQISLSADELARLESISLILARERLLTAEALGKLCRDDSIAGLRFYSNKFFY is encoded by the exons ATGAATCGTTTTGAATATTGCCAGGCTCGACTAACCGAAGATGAAACTTTCGTTGCAAAAGATCGCAATATAAAATTATATGATGGCGACGAAAAA aCAAACTTCGAGGATGGAGAGATTGTTTTAACCAGCCACAGAATGCTTTGGGGTCGCAATGGAGATATTGCCCGCGGGGGAAATGCTTTAGCGCTAAAACTGAGCTATGTGAGCTCTGTGAATGAAGAAGAAGCTAGTTCGATGTTGttcggaaagaaaaagagaacgaTCTTACGGTTGAGCCCGAATGCGCCCGATAAGAAACCAGGTCCAATGGATCATAGTAGTGCATCTTTTGTCAAAATTTCTGGACGTAATGGTGTAAGCCCTGCTTTCGTTCAAGCACTTCACGCGACCATCAACACTCGAATTTGGGAAGCTGGGATACAATCTAACCAAGCAGGAACATCGGAAGCTCCTAGTACAGATCCGACTCGTCGTAAATTACGCACTGGAATAATGGGAATCGAACGAAATTTGGccgaaaagcaaaagcaaaccgATGAAAGCATCTCCCTTGCCTTTCAAGACCTCAGCAAACTGATGATAATGGCCAAAGATATAGTCGCTGTCACGAAGATGGTCAGTATCAAGATTCGTGAGCGAAATGGCGAAATTTCGGAAGATGAAACAGTGCGGTTTAAGACATATTTGATGAGTCTAGGAATAAACGACCCTGTAACGAGAGATAGCACAAGAAGCAACTCGGAATACTTCCTAAAGCTTTCACAGCAGCTATGTGAGATGCTTTTAGATCCTATTACGGAAGCCGGCGGAATGATGTCTCTGGCTGATGTTTACTGCCGCGTAAATCGGGCACGTGGGTTGGAGCTGCTTTCCCCAGAAGATTTATTGGAAGCTTGCAAACTGCTCTCAGCACCCATAACTCTTCGATGTTTTCCTAGCGGTGCGATAGTTTTGCAACTTGAGTCCCATGATGACGAATTGATAGCGCAACGAACATTACAATTGGTTGAAATGCAAATTTCTCTTAGTGCCGATGAATTAGCTCGTTTGGAAAGTATATCACTAATTCTAGCGCGGGAGCGTTTACTAACTGCGGAGGCATTAGGAAAATTATGTCGTGATGACTCGATTGCTGGATTACGTTTTTACTCtaataaatttttttattaa
- the LOC131262541 gene encoding F-box/WD repeat-containing protein 4 yields the protein MCVVTEAIPVFLSTTLCDLDEYSLGHVFLYLAVPDLDNCMLVCRKFKRIIQQFVLPKKCIHALVAGNGNGINLSPNRYTPRKRVKIDENWCNGRYEERTYFHHNIMYISQMTIDKDWLYMTHGGRLQAHRRTKDRYLIDTRSSWVIGDIRDSDISSLARENSSFFAGRMDGNVVVYDRSTQHHVIQRISNDIITAVDLHGNVYAVTTKNQSTYILRCSNEKLDILDDGEGPLLQLNYSYAEPYETIKLNSDRLAAGKFHSSKHEALQLIDLCSCTITKLNSKTMAVYDVLWKDDNCILSGNFDTTLRLIDTRTGNDEACWSDPYNASIYCLNYNGSYAVHCGLKYHYRTNLYDLRVPKRCIQMYFPSKKNRNYSPVYSIAADCSLLFIVTDHNLRILNFDADWAIAKDYAAI from the exons ATGTGTGTTGTCACTGAAGCCATCCCTGTGTTTCTAAGTACCACGCTCTGCGATTTAGATGAATATTCCTTGGGACACGTGTTTTTATATCTTGCCGTTCCTGATCTTGATAACTGTATGCTGGTGTGCCGGAAATTTAAGCGGATTATTCAGCAATTTGTTCTCCCTAAAAAATGCATTCATGCGCTTGTAGCTGGCAATGGCAATGGAATAAATTTAAGTCCTAATAGATACACACCTCGAAAGCGTGTGAAAATAGACGAAAATTGGTGCAATGGACGTTATGAAGAGCGCACATACTTTCATCACAATATCATGTATATATCCCAGATGACAATTGATAAGGATTGGCTCTACATGACCCATGGGGGCCGTCTACAGGCTCATCGAAGAACTAAAGACCGATATTTGATAGATACCAGAAGCAGCTGGGTGATTGGTGATATCCGCGATTCGGATATTTCCAGTTTGGCAAGAGaaaatagttcttttttcGCTGGCCGTATGGATGGCAACGTTGTGGTTTATGATCGTTCAACCCAGCATCATGTGATTCAACGAATATCGAATGATATCATAACGGCGGTAGACTTACATGGAAATGTCTACGCTGTTACCACGAAAAACCAATCTACCTACATACTACGTTGTTCCAATGAAAAGCTGGATATACTCGATGATGGTGAAGGCCCCTTGCTACAACTCAACTACTCTTACGCGGAACCGTATGAAACAATTAAACTAAACAGTGACCGGTTAGCGGCTGGAAAATTTCACAGTAGTAAACATGAAGCACTACAGTTAATAGATCTATGCAG CTGCACGATTACAAAGTTGAACTCAAAAACGATGGCAGTTTATGATGTGCTATGGAAGGACGACAATTGTATTCTCTCTGGAAACTTCGACACTACTTTACGCCTCATTGATACGCGAACAGGGAATGATGAAGCCTGCTGGTCAGATCCATATAATGCATCGATTTACTGTTTAAATTATAATGGATCGTATGCAGTTCACTGTGGTTTGAAATATCACTACCGTACAAATCTTTATGATTTGCGCGTTCCAAAACGCTGCATTCAAATGTATTTTCCTTCAAAGAAAAATAGGAATTACTCACCAGTTTATAGCATTGCTGCTGATTGCAGTCTGCTGTTCATCGTCACCGATCATAATTTGCGGATACTCAATTTTGATGCAGACTGGGCGATTGCAAAAGACTATGCTGCTATTTAG